The following proteins are co-located in the Streptomyces bottropensis ATCC 25435 genome:
- a CDS encoding AMIN-like domain-containing (lipo)protein: MRRIGAMVMALALAGTAIGTAAATASAAPGGAARAAAACPTGWGSGVKGSPDSGAVPLSDIRTGRHDCYDRIVFDVPDGGDHLGYWVQYVDQLHQTGSGDAIPVTGGAVLEIRVAAPSYDPETGQAAYPGDVAEPLPGVNISGYRTFRDTRFAGSFEGETQIGVGVRARLPFRVLQLPGRLIVDVAHSWT, translated from the coding sequence ATGCGACGAATCGGAGCCATGGTCATGGCACTCGCGCTCGCGGGGACCGCGATCGGGACGGCGGCGGCCACCGCGAGTGCCGCGCCGGGGGGCGCCGCACGGGCCGCCGCGGCCTGCCCGACGGGCTGGGGCAGCGGCGTCAAGGGCAGCCCCGACAGCGGCGCGGTGCCGCTGTCGGACATCCGGACCGGCCGCCACGACTGCTACGACCGCATCGTGTTCGACGTCCCCGACGGTGGCGACCACCTCGGCTACTGGGTCCAGTACGTCGACCAGCTCCACCAGACCGGCTCCGGCGACGCCATCCCGGTCACCGGCGGGGCCGTCCTGGAGATCCGGGTCGCCGCGCCCAGCTACGACCCCGAGACCGGCCAGGCCGCCTACCCGGGAGACGTCGCCGAGCCCCTGCCCGGCGTGAACATCTCCGGCTACCGCACCTTCCGCGACACCCGCTTCGCCGGCAGCTTCGAGGGCGAGACCCAGATCGGCGTCGGCGTCCGCGCCCGTCTGCCGTTCCGGGTGCTCCAGCTCCCCGGCCGGCTGATCGTGGACGTGGCCCACAGCTGGACGTAG
- a CDS encoding SpoIIE family protein phosphatase, with amino-acid sequence MNARLALLSTVDPGVAESEVFRLALQHAVGELNALGAMIHLRGPMSALRLVSVTGLPPALTRPWEIIDQEGPLPPARALHQGSGVWSPLGSMALAWPGSGLAALPVSGCDRTIGALTVLTGDRGEPTGLEWDFLREIVDWTEDRMAQAPPPSGPAQPEPSGERLRQALKEVSVGSWDWDIRTGDLIWDEAALELYGTRQAEFTGQIENWMRIVHPDDLAPTLAAAERAIREHGVYEAEYRVRRLDGTWGWTRARGRATYDRDGLPQRMIGVGWESNESRTARDALGRALRHMSDGFLAVDDDWRITFANLEAERTLGLSEEELFGRLLWDLPSVRETPCLERRCREAAAEEKPAGFDVHVPDSGLVHHLRLVPGPDGRTIYFSDVTEKRRHEEERREAERAASERADRIAALTAALAKATTSQDVVDAVALRVLPPFAAAGLLVQTVENGRLHNVGAVGYAAEFIHFVDHRPGRPYGPAWDAINTGTPIFLSSPREYAEYAPQHADLSARSGKQAWAFLPLTASDHTFGVCVVSFDRPRRLTDEERTLLTAISALLAQALERARLYDLEHTRSRELQRALLPQDLPVLAACESAARYLPAGQGMDVGGDWYDVIPLSSGQVALVVGDVMGHGLSEAATMGRLRTAVHTLADLELPPDEIMSHLNDIVGSMGEESYATCLYALYDSTTQVCSLVRAGHPPPALVCPDGTVRFPEWTADPPLGAADPPFETVELSVPEGSLLVLYTDGLVESAKRGIDEGMADLARLLRTAHEDGTAADLERLCDTLTHGLLPAEYAAADDAAFLVARLHALTGDRMASWPLLDDPRAAGQARRHVREQLAAWGLDDLAPTTELLASELVGNVVRHAKGPVRLRLLHGSALVCEVFDGSLTMPRIRRAADTDEGGRGLQLITALSQRWGTRYTPTGKCIWTEQSLTGPDRTPPPDPLERLLLIPDDFDGDLDALSFEDLDIGPDHDR; translated from the coding sequence ATGAACGCACGGCTGGCCCTGCTCAGCACGGTGGATCCCGGCGTCGCGGAGAGCGAGGTCTTCCGGCTGGCGCTCCAGCACGCGGTCGGGGAGCTCAACGCTCTCGGGGCGATGATCCATCTGCGGGGGCCCATGTCGGCCCTGCGTCTGGTGTCGGTGACCGGTCTGCCGCCCGCCCTCACCCGCCCCTGGGAGATCATCGACCAGGAGGGGCCACTGCCCCCGGCCCGCGCCCTGCACCAGGGCAGCGGGGTGTGGTCGCCGCTGGGTTCCATGGCCCTCGCCTGGCCCGGCAGCGGGCTCGCCGCGTTACCCGTCTCCGGCTGCGACCGCACGATCGGCGCGCTCACCGTCCTCACCGGCGACCGGGGCGAACCCACCGGTCTGGAATGGGACTTCCTGCGGGAGATCGTCGACTGGACCGAGGACCGCATGGCGCAGGCGCCCCCGCCGTCGGGCCCGGCCCAGCCCGAGCCGAGCGGCGAACGGCTGCGGCAGGCGCTGAAGGAGGTCAGCGTCGGCTCCTGGGACTGGGACATCCGCACCGGCGACCTGATCTGGGACGAGGCGGCCCTGGAGCTCTACGGCACCAGGCAGGCCGAGTTCACCGGCCAGATCGAGAACTGGATGCGCATCGTCCACCCCGACGACCTCGCCCCGACCCTGGCCGCGGCGGAACGCGCGATCCGCGAACACGGCGTGTACGAGGCGGAGTACCGCGTACGACGCCTCGACGGCACCTGGGGCTGGACGCGCGCCCGCGGCCGGGCGACCTACGACCGGGACGGCCTGCCCCAACGGATGATCGGCGTCGGCTGGGAGAGCAACGAGTCGCGGACCGCGCGGGACGCGCTCGGCCGGGCCCTGCGGCACATGAGCGACGGCTTCCTCGCCGTCGACGACGACTGGCGCATCACCTTCGCCAACCTGGAGGCGGAGCGCACCCTCGGCCTCTCCGAGGAGGAGCTGTTCGGACGGCTCCTGTGGGACCTGCCCTCCGTGCGCGAGACCCCGTGCCTGGAGCGCCGCTGCCGGGAGGCCGCCGCCGAGGAGAAGCCCGCCGGGTTCGACGTCCATGTGCCGGACAGCGGCCTCGTCCACCACCTGCGGCTGGTCCCCGGCCCCGACGGCCGCACCATCTACTTCAGCGACGTCACCGAGAAGCGGCGGCACGAGGAGGAGCGCCGCGAGGCCGAGCGCGCCGCCTCCGAACGGGCCGACCGGATCGCCGCGTTGACCGCCGCGCTCGCCAAGGCGACCACCTCGCAGGACGTCGTCGACGCGGTCGCGCTGCGGGTCCTGCCGCCCTTCGCCGCCGCCGGGCTGCTCGTCCAGACCGTGGAGAACGGCCGTCTGCACAACGTCGGCGCCGTCGGCTACGCCGCCGAGTTCATCCACTTCGTCGACCACCGCCCCGGAAGGCCGTACGGCCCGGCCTGGGACGCCATCAACACCGGCACGCCGATCTTCCTCTCCTCACCGCGGGAGTACGCCGAGTACGCCCCCCAGCACGCCGACCTGTCCGCCCGCTCGGGCAAGCAGGCCTGGGCGTTCCTGCCGCTGACCGCGTCCGACCACACCTTCGGCGTGTGCGTCGTCTCCTTCGACCGGCCGCGCCGCCTCACCGACGAGGAACGCACCCTCCTCACCGCCATCAGCGCGCTCCTCGCCCAGGCCCTGGAACGCGCCCGGCTCTACGACCTCGAACACACCCGGTCCCGCGAACTCCAGCGCGCCCTGCTGCCCCAGGACCTGCCCGTTCTCGCCGCCTGCGAGTCCGCCGCCCGCTACCTCCCGGCCGGGCAGGGCATGGACGTCGGCGGCGACTGGTACGACGTCATCCCGCTCTCCAGCGGACAGGTGGCCCTCGTCGTCGGCGACGTCATGGGCCACGGCCTGTCCGAGGCCGCCACCATGGGCCGCCTGCGCACGGCCGTCCACACCCTCGCGGACCTGGAACTGCCCCCCGACGAGATCATGAGCCACCTCAACGACATCGTCGGCTCCATGGGGGAGGAGTCGTACGCCACCTGTCTGTACGCCCTCTACGACTCCACCACCCAGGTCTGTTCCCTGGTCCGCGCCGGGCACCCGCCCCCGGCCCTGGTGTGCCCGGACGGGACCGTGCGCTTCCCGGAGTGGACCGCCGACCCGCCGCTCGGTGCCGCCGACCCGCCGTTCGAGACGGTGGAGCTGAGCGTGCCCGAGGGCAGCCTGCTCGTGCTCTACACCGACGGTCTGGTCGAGTCGGCGAAGCGCGGCATCGACGAGGGCATGGCCGACCTGGCCCGTCTCCTGCGCACCGCCCACGAGGACGGCACCGCCGCCGACCTGGAACGCCTCTGCGACACCCTCACCCACGGCCTGCTTCCCGCCGAGTACGCGGCGGCGGACGACGCGGCCTTCCTCGTCGCCCGCCTGCACGCCCTGACCGGCGACCGGATGGCCTCCTGGCCCCTGCTGGACGACCCGAGGGCCGCCGGGCAGGCCCGCCGCCATGTCCGTGAGCAGCTCGCCGCCTGGGGCCTGGACGACCTGGCCCCGACCACCGAACTCCTCGCCAGCGAACTCGTCGGCAACGTCGTACGCCATGCCAAGGGCCCCGTCCGGCTGCGCCTGCTGCATGGCTCCGCGCTGGTCTGCGAGGTCTTCGACGGCAGCCTCACCATGCCCCGCATACGCCGGGCCGCCGACACCGACGAGGGCGGCCGGGGTCTGCAGCTGATCACCGCGCTCTCCCAGCGCTGGGGCACCCGGTACACGCCCACCGGCAAGTGCATCTGGACCGAACAGTCCCTCACCGGCCCCGACCGCACCCCACCGCCCGACCCGCTGGAGCGCCTGCTCCTGATCCCGGACGACTTCGACGGCGACCTGGACGCGCTGTCCTTCGAGGACCTGGACATCGGCCCGGACCACGACAGGTAG
- a CDS encoding alpha/beta hydrolase — translation MTTYHHAPRRFTRLRIVGAALTALVLAGTGTATQAMAARSTTQKPRTAELPPPPVPSLTWSDCQGGFECANADVPLDYRAPEGTKITLAVVRKKAADQTKRKGTLFMQPGGPGNSGVDYVRNNHAGLPAKLRESFDVFGYDVRGVGRSSALTCFDDARYTKAVTDAKGVPGPDAFGPALTEAAEFDAACQTNSGPLLPYVGTEYVARDIDLLRQALGEEQLTYYGRSFGSYIGTVYAAMFPKRVRALTLDGAYDPYKYANRPYAYDRDQYLALDGSMSRFLDWCASDQPVCGFGDGDPRAAFEQLKKDLDANPVTTASGGKANGYTLVYRLMFNINEGKVIWPSLGAALRKAQLRDNTSFLLRPPSPASFDFLGPNVVVECVDKDYPKSLRKLEWNVESNAAAAPLLGPAMAFGPPTYDHQHATACVQWPAEKASRYDGSFRAKGSAPILVLGTTGDPDTPYRHAVALSHQLDNAALVTFEAEGHTAFGRSACATSAVIDYLVDLTVPARGTTCADETQPPSSTPKTAPPGTTLGELRNGVNERVDSLGVVR, via the coding sequence ATGACCACGTATCACCACGCACCCAGACGTTTCACGCGTCTCAGAATCGTCGGCGCCGCGCTGACCGCCCTCGTCCTCGCCGGTACGGGGACGGCGACGCAGGCGATGGCCGCGCGGAGCACGACGCAGAAGCCCCGCACGGCGGAGCTGCCGCCGCCGCCCGTCCCGTCCCTGACCTGGTCCGACTGCCAGGGCGGCTTCGAGTGCGCCAACGCGGACGTGCCGCTGGACTACCGGGCGCCGGAGGGCACCAAGATCACGCTCGCGGTGGTCCGCAAGAAGGCCGCCGACCAGACGAAGCGCAAGGGCACGCTGTTCATGCAGCCCGGCGGTCCGGGCAACTCCGGCGTGGACTACGTCCGCAACAACCACGCGGGCCTCCCGGCCAAGCTGCGCGAGTCGTTCGACGTCTTCGGCTACGACGTCCGCGGTGTCGGCCGCAGCTCGGCGCTCACCTGCTTCGACGACGCCCGCTACACCAAGGCCGTCACCGACGCCAAGGGCGTCCCCGGCCCGGACGCGTTCGGTCCCGCGCTGACCGAGGCCGCCGAGTTCGACGCGGCCTGCCAGACCAACTCGGGCCCGCTGCTGCCGTACGTCGGCACCGAGTACGTCGCCCGCGACATCGACCTGCTGCGCCAGGCGCTCGGCGAGGAGCAACTGACGTACTACGGCCGCTCGTTCGGCTCGTACATCGGCACCGTCTACGCCGCCATGTTCCCGAAGCGGGTGCGGGCGCTGACGCTCGACGGCGCGTACGACCCGTACAAGTACGCCAACCGGCCCTACGCCTACGACCGCGACCAGTACCTGGCGCTGGACGGCTCGATGAGCCGCTTCCTCGACTGGTGCGCCTCCGACCAGCCGGTCTGCGGCTTCGGCGACGGCGACCCGCGCGCCGCGTTCGAGCAGCTGAAGAAGGACCTCGACGCCAACCCGGTGACCACCGCGAGCGGCGGCAAGGCCAACGGCTACACCCTGGTCTACCGGCTGATGTTCAACATCAACGAGGGCAAGGTCATCTGGCCCTCGCTCGGCGCGGCCCTGCGCAAGGCGCAGCTGCGGGACAACACCTCGTTCCTGCTGCGCCCGCCGTCCCCGGCCAGCTTCGACTTCCTCGGCCCGAACGTGGTCGTCGAGTGCGTCGACAAGGACTACCCCAAGAGCCTGCGCAAGCTGGAGTGGAACGTCGAGTCCAACGCGGCCGCGGCGCCGCTGCTGGGCCCGGCCATGGCGTTCGGTCCGCCGACCTACGACCACCAGCACGCCACCGCGTGCGTCCAGTGGCCCGCCGAGAAGGCCAGCCGCTACGACGGCTCCTTCCGGGCCAAGGGCTCGGCTCCGATCCTGGTCCTCGGTACCACCGGTGACCCGGACACCCCCTACCGGCACGCGGTCGCGCTGTCCCACCAGCTCGACAACGCCGCGCTGGTGACGTTCGAGGCCGAGGGCCACACCGCCTTCGGCCGCAGCGCCTGCGCGACCAGCGCGGTGATCGACTACCTCGTCGACCTGACGGTCCCGGCCCGCGGCACCACCTGCGCGGACGAGACCCAGCCGCCGTCCTCCACCCCGAAGACGGCCCCGCCCGGCACGACGCTCGGCGAACTCCGCAACGGCGTCAACGAGCGCGTCGACAGCCTCGGCGTCGTCCGCTGA
- a CDS encoding carboxymuconolactone decarboxylase family protein produces MEARLNLLASPVAGKLVKHLVAASKAVDDTGLPVTTQELVRIRASQINGCGYCLDMHTKEAEHAGETAQRLHLVATWREAKVFTEAERAALELAEQGTRIADAAGGVPDEVWENAAKHFDEDQLIALVALIALINTFNRLNVMVRQPAGDYQVGMFG; encoded by the coding sequence ATGGAAGCACGTCTGAACCTGCTCGCCAGCCCTGTCGCCGGCAAGCTCGTCAAGCACCTCGTCGCGGCGAGCAAGGCCGTCGACGACACGGGGCTGCCGGTCACCACCCAGGAACTGGTGAGGATCCGCGCCAGCCAGATCAACGGCTGCGGGTACTGCCTCGACATGCACACCAAGGAGGCCGAGCACGCCGGGGAGACCGCCCAGCGGCTGCACCTGGTCGCCACCTGGCGGGAGGCCAAGGTCTTCACCGAGGCCGAGCGTGCCGCGCTGGAGCTGGCCGAGCAGGGCACCCGCATCGCCGACGCGGCCGGCGGCGTCCCCGACGAGGTCTGGGAGAACGCGGCCAAGCACTTCGACGAGGACCAGCTCATCGCCCTGGTGGCGCTCATCGCCCTCATCAACACCTTCAACCGGCTGAACGTCATGGTGCGGCAGCCGGCGGGCGACTACCAGGTCGGCATGTTCGGCTGA
- a CDS encoding GntR family transcriptional regulator, protein MANDREWSPDPTSHIYVYLQVVHHIAEQIRTGRLPVGARLAAERDLAEQYGVAVNTIRRAVRELRDQGLVITVPIKGTFVQAEQPVGEASEESEPNA, encoded by the coding sequence ATGGCTAACGATCGCGAGTGGAGCCCCGACCCGACGAGCCACATCTACGTGTATCTCCAGGTGGTGCACCACATCGCCGAGCAGATCCGCACGGGCCGCTTGCCCGTGGGAGCACGCCTTGCCGCTGAGCGCGATCTCGCCGAGCAGTACGGCGTCGCCGTCAACACGATTCGGCGAGCCGTCCGCGAACTCCGCGATCAAGGACTAGTCATCACGGTCCCCATCAAGGGCACGTTCGTACAGGCCGAGCAGCCGGTCGGCGAAGCGTCCGAAGAGAGCGAACCGAACGCCTGA